The stretch of DNA ACACATAAAGTGGAAAATGCTATCACTACTATGTCTGTTAGGCGTACTTGTACAGGGTAATAATCTATCACAAAACTCTCTGGGTTGGGAAGCTTAAACCAATGCCAATAATCTTGCGAAAAACATATCAATAAACCGCCTATAACGCCCAAAGTTACACCGAATAAGCCCATTAAAAAGCCCTGCCATAAAAAAATACCTTGAATTTGCTTAGGACCTGCGCCCATTGCTAATAAAATCCCTATGTCTTTTTGTTTATCTATTACTAACATCATTAAGGCACTTAAAATAGTAGATGCCGCAATAAGCGTGAGCAAAAAAATAACCACAAAAGCAATTCGCTTTTCTGCACTCATCACTTTATACAACGTTTTATGCTGGTCATACCACGTTAAAATGTCATACTGATCGCCCCACCTGCGCTGTAAATCCTTTTGAATATCAAAGATGTCTTTGCGATGAGTTAATTTAAGTTCGTAAGCCGATATTTTGTTCTCTTGCATGAAAAGATCTTGGGCAAGCCGTAGATGACAAATAATATACTGATCATCAAATTCCTTTTGATTAAAGAAAAATATGCCTGCATTGATGGCATTGATTGAGTTAGTAGCTGCATCTTCGTTCATGGGCATGCCTTTGAACATTTTTGGTACTTTTAGCTGCGTAGGTGAGAGAAAATTTTCAAGTTTAGCTTGAAGCAAATAAGCCACTCCGTAGCCCAAGATAATGTTGCTTCCTTTTAGATTGTACTCACCTTGATAAATAACTTCTTTTATACCTGATGTTCGTTCATAGTTTTCATCTACGCCCTTTACATAAACTAGATGCTGATTAGACCGACTACTCGCTAACGCCTTGCCTTCTAAAACTTTGGTGAATAAAATATTTTTCTCTTTGAGATATTTTTCTAAATTTTGATTGAGGTCAAAGTATTTGCCTTGTTTAGCAATAATTTTTATGTCAGGGTCAAATTGAGATATGCTGCGCTGAATAAGGTCAGTTAAGCCATTGAACACTGCTAAAACAACTACCAAAGCCATAGTTCCCACCATTATGCCCAATATACCTACCCATGAAATCCATTGAATAATGTTACGCGGCTTTTGAATAGAAAAATAACGTAAAGCAATATACCTGCTGATTGACATAAATTTGATATCTGGTTACTTATAGTTCAGCATGTTGAAGTTCATATCACACATTTCGTATTCGTGAGGTTGGTTAGAAGCAATAATAACAATTTTAGAAAGCGTATGCGTTTGTATCCAGTTTTGATAAAGCTGTATTCCTGTTTGGTCAAGGTTAGTGCAAGGTTCATCTAGAAAAAGCACTTCTGCGGGTACAAAAATGGCAGTGGCAAGTTTCAATCTTTGCTGCATGCCTGAGGATAAGTGTTTGAGGTATTTATTTCTTACAGGATAAAGCTGCGTTATTTCTAAAATGTCTTTTGGCGAATAGCTAAGCCCCTTGCTTTGTCTTATCCATTCTAGCATTTCTGTGGTAGTAAAATTTCTAAATAATGCGACATAAGGGGCTACATAGCTAATGTGCTTAAAAATGAGATGAGGTTCTTTTCTTTTCTGATTGTGATAATACTCCACAG from Bacteroidia bacterium encodes:
- a CDS encoding ABC transporter ATP-binding protein, with product MLQIQATRLSKNYNRQIVFKNFSAIFESGKKYAILGPNGSGKSTLLKVLSQYTTPESGTVEYYHNQKRKEPHLIFKHISYVAPYVALFRNFTTTEMLEWIRQSKGLSYSPKDILEITQLYPVRNKYLKHLSSGMQQRLKLATAIFVPAEVLFLDEPCTNLDQTGIQLYQNWIQTHTLSKIVIIASNQPHEYEMCDMNFNMLNYK
- a CDS encoding FtsX-like permease family protein, whose translation is MSISRYIALRYFSIQKPRNIIQWISWVGILGIMVGTMALVVVLAVFNGLTDLIQRSISQFDPDIKIIAKQGKYFDLNQNLEKYLKEKNILFTKVLEGKALASSRSNQHLVYVKGVDENYERTSGIKEVIYQGEYNLKGSNIILGYGVAYLLQAKLENFLSPTQLKVPKMFKGMPMNEDAATNSINAINAGIFFFNQKEFDDQYIICHLRLAQDLFMQENKISAYELKLTHRKDIFDIQKDLQRRWGDQYDILTWYDQHKTLYKVMSAEKRIAFVVIFLLTLIAASTILSALMMLVIDKQKDIGILLAMGAGPKQIQGIFLWQGFLMGLFGVTLGVIGGLLICFSQDYWHWFKLPNPESFVIDYYPVQVRLTDIVVIAFSTLCVTVLAAFYPAQKASQIMPKFLVQ